Below is a window of Thermodesulfobacteriota bacterium DNA.
TGAAGATTGCATGAAGCATGTGGAGAATAGATTCGAACTTGTCCACCTTGCCGTAAAAAGGGCAAAACAGCTCCTAAAAGGGGAAAAACCTCTTGTCAAAAGTGACAACAAAGAGATAGTGACAGCGCTTAGAGAAATCGCCGAGGGGCTCGTCTACTTCGAAAAGAAGGAACTACCACAGAAGCAAGAGGAGCGTTACCAGCTTTCTAGCTTTACTCCTTAACTCGAGATCCTATCTTTTCTTATCCTTTAGTTTTACGATCTCGATCCCGAAATTCGTGTATCTTACTTTTACTCTATCACCTGGCTTTATCTCTTTTATGTCTTTTACTCCATAAGTCGTGGGATTACTGATGTCTAGAGTTACTTGACCCCTCCAACTTTTCACTGTCATCAGTTTTGCTTCATGGTTTACAGAGATTACACTTCCGAAAAGGTACCGCCCGTAGGTTTTTCCTTTTTCAGCAAAGCAAGTATCAACCAAAGTCCAGATCCAAACTACAGCTAGTAGACAAGCAAAAGCGAACACTTTTGATCTTCTCATTTCACCCTCCTTACATTTATTCTAAATTCCTACACGTAGGACTGCCAGCCTTTATCCGTTCTATAATTTCCGAGGTGGAATGAGTCTTTTCATCTCCGACTATTGCTACTCTTCCTCCGTATGAGAGGACAACCTCCCTTTCAGGTACTGTTTCTTGAGTATAGTCGGTACCTTTGGCGTGAATATCGGGTTTTAGAAGCCTCAACAAGTTCTCTACAGATCGCTCTGAAAAAAGGGTTACATAGTCAACGTATTTGATGGAAGCCACAATCTCTGCCCTCTCAATTGCAGGAGTGACTATCAAATCCCTCTTCTTTAAGGCTTTCATAGATTCGTCGTCGTTTATAGCAACGATCAACACATCTCCAAGCTTTTTTGCAGCCTTTAGGTACCTTATGTGGCCTACGTGGATGATTTCAAAGCATCCGTTGCCGAAAACGACAATCCTTCCTTGACTTTTTTTCCGATCAACGATGCTTTTTAGCTTTGCATGATCAAGTACTATCCTTCCCATGGTTTTTAATCGCCTCTTTCAGCTCAAATCTCGTGGCCACTGCAGTTCCCCTTTTCATCACCACAATCCCTGCCGCAAAGTTCGCTATTTTGGCGGCTGAGTAAAAATCGGCACCAGTAGCTAAAGAGAGGGTAAGGGCGGCACAAACCGTATCGCCAGCTCCCGTTACATCCGTAACCTCGTCCTTTCCTGAGATGGGAATATGCTCTACTTTGCCATCTTCCGTGAAAAGGGCCATTCCTAGATTTCCCCTCGTGATAAGAAGGGCTCTAAGATCAAGCATTTTAAGGATCTTTTTCCCTAGAGCCTCTATACTAGGGATTTTTCTGTTTTTCAAAAGTTCTGTCGCTTCCTGTTCATTAGGTGTGATTATCGTAAAGCCACGAAATGAAGAAAGGTTATACCTTGAGTCACCAACGATGAGAATCTCCTTCCTAAAACCTCTCACAATTTCTATAACCTTTCTGTCAACAACTCCATGACCGTAATCTGAGACTATGAATGCATCAACCTTTTCTTTGATCTTAAAGATAGACTCAACTATCTTTTTTTTGGTTTTTTTTGATGGGGGCTTCTCCTCTATCCTGTCTATCCTTATCACTTGCTGCTTAGAGGTATGTTTATCTCCCGCAAGAATCCTCGTCTTCGTTGTCGTCATCCTATCATCTACAATGATGCCTTCCGGATCAACGCGGCCCAATTTCAAAAAATATTCCATGAGTCTTTGTCCCATCTCATCTTTTCCAATAGTACCGATCGGATAAACGTAGGCTCCAAGCGCAACCAGGTTATTTACGGTGTTTCCTGCGCTTCCAGGAAACACTTTTTCACCTTCGTACTTCACGACCACAACTGGTGCTTCTCTAGAAAGCCTGTAAGGACGACCGAATACGAATACGTCAGCTATTATATCCCCTATGACACAGATCTTTTTTCCCTCGAATCGTTCCACAATTTTAAGCAGATCGTTCATTGGAGAGGATCTCCTCTATCTTTTCAAACACGTCTTCAGGTTTTATCCCTCTCATACATTCATGTTCTTTGTCACAGATCCGCTTGTTGCACGGACTACACGGAACTGGAGACTTCATAACAAAAGTGTGGGGTGAAAAATAGGTGGTATAGGTTTCATCCATAGGACCGAGAAGCACAATAGTCGGTATCCCAAGGGCAGAACCGATATGTCTCGGACCGGTATCGTTCGTAAGGAGAAAGGAAGCTCCCGAGATGCACACTTTGAGATCTCGAACGTTGAAGTACTTCACTTCCACTCTCTCAGGTTTTTTAACCTTTTTGATTATCCTTGACACTTTCTCTTCCTCACCAAAGTCAGGCAATATGTATATCCACAAAGTTTTACTAATTGCCAGCATATCTATTAATGCTGCATAGTACTCTTCCGGCCAACACTTTGAAGGTCCGTATTTTGCCCCAACGGTAAATACAGCGTAAGGAATCTTTAGCTCTCCGTGTCTTTCAAAAAAACTCCTTTCTTCGTCCTGTGTTACTACGAGAATGGGGTTTTTAAGAACCTTTTCTATCTGGAGAACATCTGCAATTTTAAGATAATGCTCAATTGTTGGTTCGACGCGCTTTTTAGGCTTTATTCTCTTTGTAAGTAAAAATCCTCTTCCGTTCTTTTCGTATCCGATTCTCTCCTTTATTCTTGCTAAAAAGAAAAGAAGGGCGGACCGAAACGAATGGGGTAAAATTATACCAGTAGAGAAGCTTTTTTCTCTGAGATCCGCTGCTGCTTTCAACAGATCCGTAACACCCTTCCCGTGGAGAGCAAAAAATCTGTCGAAGAGATCAAGTCCGTTATAAAGATGCACAGCCTTTATATTTCCGCAATACCAAATTTCGTCATTTCTATGCCTACGTAGCGAATAAAGAAACGGTATGGCCATGACCATGTCCCCGAGCCAGTTAGGAAGATAAACTATCGTCCTTCCAATCACTTCTTACACCCATAAAAGGATTGTATTTGACTTTGTAAAAAATCCTTCCCTTTTTTTCCGTTTCGGAATCTATCGTCTCTAAAAGCCTCAGAAACTCTTCCTTTTTCAGTTCGAACTCCTCTTTTGAAGCTTCCATTATTTCCTCAATTACGTTCATGTATTTGCCCTCGGTATCAGCATTCGCGTGTGCGTTAACGAAAGCGCAAAAGAAGGTTTTTAATTTTTCTATTAAAAGATCAACCTCATCACCGAGTCTCATGCAGGTGCCATCCGTGAAATTATCAAGCTCAACCATTTTTTCAAAATCGATCATATTGTTCTCCTTTGCTATTTTGTAAGCCTCGGTACCTACAAAAGGAAAAAATAAAGACCATCTCATCCGACCAGGTTTTATTTTCGCAAGGAGCTTGACTGTTTCTAAAAGATCAGAAACGGTCTCGTGGGGAAGACCCAGCATCACGAATGCAGACGTGTGCAGTCCGTACTTATGGGCAAGTGAAAACGCCTTCTCTATGTCGGCATTAGACATGAAACGTTTAAGAACACCTTTTCGTATCCTTTCACTACCACTTTCCAGTCCAAATTTCACTATTCTACACCCGGCCTCCTTAAGGAGGGAAGCTATCTCTTCATCGAAGATTTTAGGATGAGCGTTACAGACAAAACCAATTTTTGTTACTTTTTTATAATTTTTGGCAAACTCGTAGAGCCATTCTTTGTCAAAGGTGAATATGTCGTCGTCAAATATGAACATTTTTATCCTTCTGTACTTGCTTAGTAGATACTCAATCTCCTCAAGAACTTCCTCTACTTTGTGTCTTCGGATGTAAAATCTCGGAAGGTGTCCGTTCTTCCTGTAAAGATCTATGATTTTGTGGTTTAAGCAGTACGTACACCTAAAAGGACAACCCCTTGAAGCCAGAAGCCCGACCCATCCATCTTTGGCATCTATCATTTTTTGAAAATCGAATATCTCGTAATCCTTGAACGGGAGCTTCGATATATCGGTAAAAGGTCGCAGAGGTTCAAGGACAAAAAAATCTCCTTTTTTGTATCCTATGTTTTTGATTCCTATTCCCTCACCTTTATTTGCGAGTTCCAAAATGGCCTCTTCCCCTTCTCCCATGCAGATGTAATCGACATGTGGATTTTTTAGAGTCTCAATAGGATCCATCGTTGGGTGAATCCCTCCGAAGATTATTGGAGTTTCGAGCTTCTTCTTCAATCTTTTCGCTATCTCTGAGGCGTATTTATACTGGTTCGTCAAAACTGAAAAACCTATAAGATCCGGATTAAAGTTCAAAACGTCTTCTACTATCCGTTCGTAGTCTAAAGGGTAACCAAGCTTCTCATTGATATTTATTAGCTTAGTTTCTATTCCTCCCATCTTGAGTACGGAAGAGATAAATGATATGCCGTAGTTAAAACCGATTTGGGTATTTACGTTGGGATAAACAAATACTATTCTTTTCACTTCTTACTCAACCTTCTTTGTCAAGGGATTTTACAACTTCCAAGACTTCTTTTGGGGTTATTTCCCAAAGACACCTTCTGTCCTTGCAGTTTCTATTTTTACAAGGGTTGCAACCTATGTTTTTTTTCACGATTCTCACATTTCCAAAAAAGGGGCTGTTGATCCTCTCGTCGGACGGCCCAAATATCACAACAATTGGAGCTCCACTCAAACTTGCAACGTGTGTTATACCCGAATCTCCGCCAATGTACATATCCACCTTAGAGAGAAGAGCTAAAAGCTGAGGCACAGTTGTGGGACAACTTATCTTGACGTTTTCACCGAGTCCATCTTTAAGCATTTGAGCCTCTATTCTCTCCTCTTTTGTTCCCCAAAGCAGAATGATTGAAGCTTTAAACTCTCTTTGAATTTCTCCTATTAGTTCACGGTAGTACTTGAGTGGCCATCTTTTATAAAGGCCTTTTTTGCTCGAAAAAGGGTTGACGGCAAAGACTTTTCCATTAAAACTTTCCCTTCGAAAAAAGTCTTCTATGTACTCTCTTTCTTTTTCAGGGATAGTGAAGGGAACTTCAGAAATAGTTTCCCTTATGTTCAGATGCTTTACGATGAGCATATTTCTATGTACTTTGTGCAAGAAAGGATCAAATCCATTTACTTTTTCGTTGTAAAATAAATCCGCAAATTCCTTCACGTAAGGTTTTCCAAACCCTATGATTCTTTCTCCCTTTGCAAGGGCGCAGATGATACCAGTCTTTAAGATCCCATGAAAGTCCAAAATCAAATCGAACTTCTCCTTCCGTAATAACCTTACGAAACTGAGTAACGTCTTTGCGGCCTGAATCAATCTTCCAGTACGAAAGTAATTAAAAATTTCGTATCTCGGAAATTTTATCACTCCGTCGATAAAATCGATGCATTCCAGAAGCCCTATGGATGAGCCCTCGCACACCCAGTAGATTTTAGGATCTGAAAGACCTCTCTTTAAGGCGTAGATTGCAGGAAGTGTCATTACCACATCTCCAAGGGAAGAGAGCCTAACTACTAAAATGTTCTTAGGCTGTGGCATCTTTTAAAATCTCTAGAAATTCGGAAGGGAACGAGACAGGTTTCCTTTTGGTGTCAACGCACACATGCCTTGTGTACCCCCTCACGATATCCTTTCCGTCCTTGGTGATTATGTACTCAAATTTGAGACTTCTCGATTTGAGCTCGCTGACACTCGTGCGAACGATCAAAAGGTCGTCGTAGGTTGCCGAGGAAAGATAGTTTATGATAAGTTCCGTGACGACCAGATAATAACCTCTTTCCTCCAACTCCCTGTAGGTAAAACCTAGATGTCTTAAGTATTCGCTTCGGGCTATCTCAAAATATATGGGATACGTCCCGTAATAAACTATCCCCATCCGATCCGTGTCGGCGTACCGTACCCTTATTGGCACATCTATGTACTTTCTTTGGCTATCTTTCTCCATCACCCCACCTTTTCGGGAATTAAAGGGCTCTTAAGTATTCTGGTCTCAAAAAAGAGGGATCTTTAGTCGAGAGTACGTATCTTATAGCCTGGAGCATCTTTTCTTTTTCCTCAGGTAACCATCCTTTAAGAGCAAGATAGTTGGAAGCGTGGTTGGATGCGAAAAATGTTCTTTTAACATTTATATTCTCAACCATGGTGTAAAGTTCTTCAAGGAGTTTGTACCGATCTGGAAGTTTGAACTTTCCTTCTCTTTGCTCTTCTGCAAGTGGCGTACCCGGTATGATGATAAGAGTTAAGGCACCTACATAGTCAGGCTCTATGCGGCTTAAAAGTTTTCCGGTCTCCTCCGCATGGATTCTGCTCCTCTCCTCACCACCAACGCCCAAAAGGACTGTAACGGAAAGTAGGATCCCGGCCTCTTTCACTCGCCTTGCCGCTTCTTCTATTTTATCTATGGTCGTTCCCTTATTCATTCTATCCAGTGTGACCTGATCTCCTGATTCTACACCGAGATAGATAATCCCAAGCTTCAATTCTTTAAGACTTCTTAAATCATCAACGCTTTTTTTCAAAATTGATTTAACATTTCCGTAGATCCCTATCCTTTCAAGCCTAGGAAAAGTATTCCTTATCTCGGCAAAAATAGGAAGAAGCATTCTCTGTGGCACGACCAAGGCATCGCCGTCGGCAATAAAAACCCTCCTTATTAGCCTTGCGTACCCTTTTGTCTCTTTTAAGTCCTCCTTTATCTCTTCTAGAGATCTCACTTTAAACCGTTTCTCTTTATAAGAACCGCAGAATTTGCACTTGTTATGGCTACAGCCTATGGTGACCTGTAGTATTAAGCTTTCTGCCTCGCTTGGAGGTCTGAAGATAGCTCCTTCGTACCTCATCGTTCGAACCTATAAACCTTTTCTCCCTCCCTTATCAGTCCGTACTTTTTACGCACTATATCTTCAAGATACTCTTTATCGTTCCTTAACCGGTCAATTTCCATTCTCATATTTTTGTTTTCCTCTTGAAGCATAGCGATTCTTTTAGTTGAATCTCTGAGATTTTTTTTAAGTTTCAGATACGTCAAAAGCCCATCCTCTCCAAATATCAAAACATAAAGGAGTGAAAGCACAAAAATGAATAATAAGGCTCTATTTGCGGCTCCTTCAAGCATCCGAACATATATTAGCGGCTAACCGGGAAAATGTCAATTTTCGGATACTTGCCAAAAGACGCACCACCCAACGCAAAACCCTTCCTCATCCTTTATTCACTTTTTTATGACCTCAATTTCAATTTGGTCATTAAACTCTTTTTTTAGTTCTTCATTTAGCCTTTCCAAGTCAGACAGCGTTTCACATTCAAAAACGAGGTCTCTGTCATCGAGGACCTTCAAAACACCGTATTTTCGCACTATCTCGATCACTCTTTTAGGATCTACAGTTATCCATCCTTTCATCCTCATGAGCAGTTCTTCTCCTTTGAAAGATCGCTCTATCGTAAGATCTATTTTTCTCATTTTTGCATCCCACCCTATAAGTGCCGGTCGAACCTGTATGGGAGTTACAGGGTCACCTAAAGCTGCACATCGAAACCAGAGTTTGGCTCTTACCATGCCCTTTCCCTCCTTTTGTATAATTTTTCACATTTTCATCGTAATATCAACGGTGGTATAATTTCGAGCCAAGTAATCTCAGGAGGTCAAAGATGGAGCTCATCGAAGCAATGAAAACGAGAAAAAGCGTTAGGGCCTTCAGGGATGATCCGGTTCCGAAAGAGAAAATAGAAGAGATTCTAAAGTGTGCTTTACTTGCGCCATCAGCAATAAATTTACAACCTTGGGAGTTTTTCGTCGTATCGGGGGAGGAAAAGCAAAGACTCTCGAGACGCCTTATTAAGGCTTACCAGGAAAAAAGGATACCCTGCGGTCCTGGAAACGTAAAACCACTCCCCGAAACTTTACTTAAGAGAGGACAGGACTCTTTTGTCGCCCTGAGTACCTACGTGAAACAGATTGGCCGAGAGTTTGATGAGTTTATAAATATGGGAAGTTGCGAATTCTATGGGGCTCCTACCGCCATTATCATCTGTCTTGATTTGGCTTTTTCGCAAAGAAGGTTCATCGATATAGGTATTGTACTCGCATATATTCTTCTTGCTGTCCACGATTTCGGCCTTGGCGCATGTCCAATAGGTCTTATAGCCGCATACGAGGATGAAATCAAGGAGGTTTTAAACATTCCAGAAAATAAGACTGTTGTGATCGGGGTCGCAGTAGGGTATCCTGACTACGAGAGTCCTGTCAATGCCTTTAAAGCTCAAAGGGATGACTTGGATAAGTTTGTTCGCTGGATAGGATGATCCTAATCTATCGGCTTAACTTTCCAAATCTTCTCTGCGTACTCTTTTACCGCTCTGTCAGATGAGAAATTCGAAGATCTTGCTATGTTCAATATAGCCATCTTTTGCCAGAGGAACTTATTAGAGTATGTCTGGGCAACACGGTTTTGGCATTCCACGTAAGATTCATAATCTAGAAGGACAAAGTACTGATCTTTACTTAAAAGAGCATCTACTATAGGCCTAAAGAGGGTTCTGTTCTCCGGAGAAAAGTAACCATCCCTTATCTGATCGATCGCTTTTTTCAGCTCACCTATCCTCTCATAATACTCCATCGGGCTATAACTGCTTCGGATCTTATCGAGTTCTTCAACTGTGGCACCGAAGGCGAAGAAATTCTCTTCTCCTACTGCTTCTCTTATCTCTATATTTGCCCCATCTAGCGTACCAATCGTCAAAACCCCATTCATGGCGAACTTCATGTTACCTGTTCCGGATGCCTCATACCCTGCAGTGGAGATCTGTTCTGAAAGGTCTGCGGCTGGAATTATCTTTTGCGCATGACTTACGCTGTAGTTCGGAACAAAAACGACCCTTATCCTCTCCCTGACCCAAGGAATCGAGTCTATGGCCAAGGCAACATTATGGATAAGTTTTATTATCAGCTTGCAGATATAGTATCCAGGCGCGCTTTTTCCAGAGAATAGAAATATCCGTTTTTCTATTTCACTGTCGAATCTTCCCTCCATTATGCGGTTAAAAAGGGTGATTATGTGGAGAACGTTTAGTAACTGCCTTTTGTACTCGTGGAATCTCTTTATCTGGCAGTCCAAGAATGCGGTATTATCGAAGTCTATTCCAAAAATTTTTTTAAGGAACTCTCCCAGTTCCTTTTTATTCTCCTCCTTCACCTTCGCGAATTCCTGCTGGAATTCCATATCCTCTGCAAACCGTTCCAGTTTACGTATCTCTTCGAAGTTAGTCACCCATGAGTCACCAATGGCCTCCATGATGAGTGCCGAAAGACCAGGGTTTGATTCTAAAAGCCATCTCCTGTGGGTAACACCGTTCGTTATATTGATAAAGGATTCAGGCGAAATCTCGTAAAAATTTTTAAACACTTTCTTTTTCAGTATCTCCGTGTGCAATTTCGAGACTCCGTTTATAGTGTGGCTTCCAATTATTGCAAGATGAGCCATGTTTATGAGTCTTTTTCCGGACTCCCCCTTGAATATCGACACCTCCTTCAACTTTTCTTCTTCCTGCGGATAGATCTCCTTTACCTGTATGAGAAACCTTCTGTCCAACTCCTGAATTATCTCTAGATGTCTCGGTAAAAGTCTTCCAAACATTTCTTCCGGCCAGACTTCTAAAGCCTCAGGAAGGATGGTGTGGTTTGTGAAGGAAAAAGTTCTTTTCGTTATCTCATAGGCCCTCTCCCACGGTAGGTTTTCTTCGTCAACGAGGATCCTCATCAGTTCCGCAATGGCGATGGATGGGTGTGTGTCATTTAGCTGGATTGCCACTTTTTCTGGGAAGGCAAGGTAGGTGCGGTGTGTCTTTTTGTACCTTCTTATTATGTCACGGAGGGTTGCACTCACAAAGAAGTATTCCTGCTTTAGCCTCAATTCTTTACCAGCTACTGACTGATCCGGAGGGTAAAGGACCTTCGATATGTTCTCGCTTAAGGATTTGTCTTCAACTGCTTTTATGTAATCGCCGCTTATGAAGTAGTCGAGGTTAAATTCTCTTGTGGATTTAGCAGCCCAAAGTCTTAGAGTGTTAACTACGTCGTTTTTATAACCGGGGATCGGGTAGTCGTAGGCCATGGCCATGACTTCTTCGGTATCCACCCACTCTTTTCTGAATTTTCCTCCGGGTTCGACAATCGTCCGGACCTTTCCGTAAAATTTCACGAGATAGATACGTTCGGGTCTTGGAAATTCCCAGGGATTTCCGTATCTTAGCCAGTTATCGGGAGATTCGACCTGAAAACCATCCTTAATCGTCTGCTTAAATATGCCGTACTCGTATCTTATTCCGTAGCCGTACGCGGGGTACCCTAACGTGCTTAATGATTCTAGGAAACAGGCGGCGAGCCTTCCCAATCCTCCATGCCCCAAACCCGCTTCCCACTCTTCCTCAGCTATCTCCTCAAAGGTTAAGCCGAAGATCTCAACAGCGTGTTTGAATTCAGGCGGGAGACCAAGACACATAACGTAATTCCGTAAGAGCCTACCTAAAAGAAACTCAAGGGATAGATAATAGACCCGTTTGACATCGAGATGGTAATATCTCTGCTGGGTCCTTATCCACTTCTCGTTTAAGTACCTTCTCAAAGTCAGTACCGTCGCCTCGTACTTGTCACGGGGCGTTGCGGAATAGAGATCTTTGGCCAGTCCGTAAACGAGACTGTCCATTAAGTTGGAAGAGATTTCTTTGATCGTTAGTGTCACGGTAGGCTAGATCGATATCGGGGCGACTGGATTTGAACCAGCGACCTCTTGCTCCCAAGGCAAGCGCGCTTAACCATGCTGCGCCACGCCCCGAAACTTCATTAAACTGATATGACCTCTTTTACCTCAGGTACCTCATCTTTGATAGCCTTTTCTACTCCCATCTTTAACGTCATAAGGCTCATAGGACAAGCGCCGCAGGCTCCTTTAAGTCTCACCTTTACTATCCCATCTTCGTAATCTACGAACTCTATGTCGCCACCGTCCCTTTGAAGAAATGGCTTTATTTTTTCTATTGCTTTCTCAATCCTCTCGCGCATATTACCTCCTTTTTGAAAAATAGTATAAACGGAAAGTGAAAAAATTGTAAACAGATAACTAGTCGAAAAGAGTCCACTGTCTTTTCTTTTCTAATCCTTTTTCATCGTCGAATATTCTTATTTTGCCGTAGACACCGTCATAACCGGGACTGATCTTTATATCTCCGGATCTTACTTTACTTACGCCTTGAGCGACTAGGAATGAATACTTTGAAATTTCGTCTATATCGGCTTCGGTTAGGATGTAAAATTCATTTCCAATCGAACTTATAAGTTTTAAGTACTCACTCTCCGCAACACTCGATGATGGGCTAACACCCAAAGCCTCCGATATAATCTCGATCAGTGGAACCAAAGAAACGTACGAGGAAGCACCTTCTGGAATTTTGCCATCCTCCCTGTCGGCTAAAACTTCGACCCTGTGCATCACTCCAACTGTGAGTTTTTCTCCACATCTGGGACATAAATAGTTTAGCCGCATCGTCTCTTTGGGCGAAAGAACCACACCACACTCTCTGTGCCCATCAAAATGGTATTTACCTTCTTCGGGAAAGAACTCGCAAGTTCCAACAAAACCCCTCTTTGTTACTATGGCTTCTCTTATCGAATCGTACGATAACTCACAGTCGAATATGTTCGCCTCCCTACCTATCCTAATGGGCGAATGGGCATCCGAATTGGAAAGCAGTGTTAATCTGTCGAGGTCCGAAACTCTCCAATTCATAGGAGGATTGGAGGAAAGCCCAGTTTCTATAGCGCATATACAATTCGTCAATTCTTCAAAACACTCTCTTAACGAATCGAAACCCGATTCAGAACCGAAGACCGAAAAGTGGGGTGTCCATGCGTGGGCAGGAATAAAAATCGCATCTTGACAGATGTCTGTTACAATCTTTAAAAGATCTTTTACATCCAATCCCAGAACAGGCCTTCCATCAACATCAAGGTTAGCCATTCTGGAAAGCGCGAGCTGGACTTTAAGCGCATGCTCTATCGTAGGTAAAAGAATGAGTGTATGGATCTTTCTCAGCTTGCCATTCTTTTTATAGATCGTGCTTATCTCACCTGAAACCATAAAATATGGCTCCGACTTTACCTTTGGAGGAACATCTTTTGGTCTAAAATCTTCTTTTAGGGTGTATAGGCCGTTTTGGGCTCTTTTTAGTTTAATTGTGAGCTCTTTAAGCCAGAGGGGGTGGGTAAAATCACCGGTTCCTATCACGTTTATACCCTTTATCTGAGCCCACATCCAAAGCTTTTCCGGTGTCATTTCCCTACTTGTGGCTCGAGAGTAACGAGAATGTACGTGCAAGTCCGCAAGAAATCTCATGGCGTGAGTATAACACATAAGTCAAAA
It encodes the following:
- a CDS encoding glycogen/starch/alpha-glucan phosphorylase; protein product: MTLTIKEISSNLMDSLVYGLAKDLYSATPRDKYEATVLTLRRYLNEKWIRTQQRYYHLDVKRVYYLSLEFLLGRLLRNYVMCLGLPPEFKHAVEIFGLTFEEIAEEEWEAGLGHGGLGRLAACFLESLSTLGYPAYGYGIRYEYGIFKQTIKDGFQVESPDNWLRYGNPWEFPRPERIYLVKFYGKVRTIVEPGGKFRKEWVDTEEVMAMAYDYPIPGYKNDVVNTLRLWAAKSTREFNLDYFISGDYIKAVEDKSLSENISKVLYPPDQSVAGKELRLKQEYFFVSATLRDIIRRYKKTHRTYLAFPEKVAIQLNDTHPSIAIAELMRILVDEENLPWERAYEITKRTFSFTNHTILPEALEVWPEEMFGRLLPRHLEIIQELDRRFLIQVKEIYPQEEEKLKEVSIFKGESGKRLINMAHLAIIGSHTINGVSKLHTEILKKKVFKNFYEISPESFINITNGVTHRRWLLESNPGLSALIMEAIGDSWVTNFEEIRKLERFAEDMEFQQEFAKVKEENKKELGEFLKKIFGIDFDNTAFLDCQIKRFHEYKRQLLNVLHIITLFNRIMEGRFDSEIEKRIFLFSGKSAPGYYICKLIIKLIHNVALAIDSIPWVRERIRVVFVPNYSVSHAQKIIPAADLSEQISTAGYEASGTGNMKFAMNGVLTIGTLDGANIEIREAVGEENFFAFGATVEELDKIRSSYSPMEYYERIGELKKAIDQIRDGYFSPENRTLFRPIVDALLSKDQYFVLLDYESYVECQNRVAQTYSNKFLWQKMAILNIARSSNFSSDRAVKEYAEKIWKVKPID
- a CDS encoding NifU family protein, which codes for MRERIEKAIEKIKPFLQRDGGDIEFVDYEDGIVKVRLKGACGACPMSLMTLKMGVEKAIKDEVPEVKEVISV
- a CDS encoding endonuclease Q family protein, which encodes MRFLADLHVHSRYSRATSREMTPEKLWMWAQIKGINVIGTGDFTHPLWLKELTIKLKRAQNGLYTLKEDFRPKDVPPKVKSEPYFMVSGEISTIYKKNGKLRKIHTLILLPTIEHALKVQLALSRMANLDVDGRPVLGLDVKDLLKIVTDICQDAIFIPAHAWTPHFSVFGSESGFDSLRECFEELTNCICAIETGLSSNPPMNWRVSDLDRLTLLSNSDAHSPIRIGREANIFDCELSYDSIREAIVTKRGFVGTCEFFPEEGKYHFDGHRECGVVLSPKETMRLNYLCPRCGEKLTVGVMHRVEVLADREDGKIPEGASSYVSLVPLIEIISEALGVSPSSSVAESEYLKLISSIGNEFYILTEADIDEISKYSFLVAQGVSKVRSGDIKISPGYDGVYGKIRIFDDEKGLEKKRQWTLFD